Within the Dunckerocampus dactyliophorus isolate RoL2022-P2 chromosome 10, RoL_Ddac_1.1, whole genome shotgun sequence genome, the region ATGGTCCTGCGCTCCCTGCAGGCACAACCAGGCAGAAATGGCAGCGAGCGGCGTGATGAACAGGAAGCACACTGTGTCGCAACACAACATCCGCTTCTCGTTGCGTGAGCCGGGGTCGTCCAGCCACTGTGGATGGAGGAGCAAGTTGGATCATCAACAGAATGATGGGAAGCACAGAAGTAATGCAGAAAGTAGGAGGATTGATGCAAATGGAGCAAAGGGCATTGACCTCTAGTTACCTCTGCAAAAGGCCTGAGCTGGCGTTCGATGCTGAATTTAGTGTGGCAGAGCTCACAGTAGCTGGTGTTGGAAGATGACAGCCACTGCTCCAGACAGCTCTTATGGACCGTGCCCAAGGTGCCGGCGCAGCCACATGGGGACAGGAGGTCCTCGCTGTAGCTCCCGTCGTGGCAAATGCGACACATGGGACCATCGCTGGCAATGCAAGCGGATGTACTGTTAAGGTTCGCCACAGACGTACAACAGTCCACCCCAAACCTCAGCACACCTCAGGGTGACACTTGAAGATCAGTGAGCATACGTGAAGCAGCCCTTCTCCAAGTCCTAATCTGGGCCCATTTCCACTTTGCATTTAAAGTACACTAATTGTACGTGAGGAGTTAAATGTgtccatttttacttttttggacATTATTGGAGCAATCCTGATCCAAAACGATTGAAAGGTGCATTGAAGCATTGAAATAACATTTGAGGTGAACATGCAGCTTAGCTGGCCCACAAGCGTCTAAGGTTGGGTATAGTTTATACAAGTAGTAGGGGTGTCCCCCGGCATCGGCTGCCGAtcggctgtattttgaagatcagataatattGCCTTCTGCCACGacatcgggccgatccggttacggttgtataacgttcgtaactaTGGGCCACAcgccaacatggtaggtgtggtattgcgcctcaaagctggttgttACTCGACTTCCGCCACTCGcaaaaagaaaatgcaacaccaccatgcagacaagTTAGATTCACGTTGGATGTTGgccattcggctccgtagctacattgtaaatcacaccacaaatccATCTATACCAATGTCAAATGTATAAGTCCTACactgaaagtattttgcacgcccattttttttccaatttgatttattggatggacttttattggatcttttattggattagggacctgactcacagaggtgtgttgcaaaagccaaactcatgctgtgtaataaaaaaagtacattcagcaatacttaggttgcattattttgaacattttaatgctttgaagagctgttttcataaccatattcaattccacaaattcatgtttggatctgcaaaactaaaaaaaaaaaaagtatcgaatccgaagccaaaaaatgtgcatcgggacatccctagtttataGAGATTGTCAATATCGGCTTTCTTACTGATATACGacataccgatattgtccagcacttcatttctgttaccaatatcaaccgatcATGTACCTGTAGGCAGAAGCTCTTCCCTCAAGCTAATGTCAGCTTACAACTCATGTCATGAATACATGATGTTTCTTTTAGCGTGaagccactggatgcatttcacaaataaaacattgtgTACAATAAGATTTAACTTAAcaagtcaactaaaataacatgttctcctactatcaacaagtaagacaggttagacttgatcaattcacaaataagaatccaatcaATCAATGCTGGCAccgatacaatttggaaagctacacatgtctacatggcacaaacatctggatatgaacaaaatgcaaagtatgactctggactaatacaatcagtgaaatgatcaacTGGGCGCATGAACACAGAATGAAGGAGAcagattagaagtattaaaggaaaatGCCTTGACTGCTttcttggaaataattccataCATGGGACGTActaagctagcaagcttgttgtgtGGAGCACGTCATCTCTCACATGCCGATAGTGATACGAACCGATATCTAATTTTTAAGTCAATATTGGCGGATAATATTGGTCGGCTGATGTTAGATCAGAAGATGACACTTGTTTCAAGTCACATCAAACTATgtacatgtttaaaaaataccaGAAAGTTGTCTTAATACATCGGTCGGACGATATAATCGGACATCCCCGGTATTGTTTCCCATCATTTACATATTATCTGACAGAGGTGCCAAAATCTgtacttttgaaacggtgccCAAACCGGTAAAAGGAAAACATACCCATTTTGACCAAACGCaaaactttttttatatttacaaaattTGGTGACGTGCAAGGTGAACAGAGTAGTCATTTAAATACAtcaataatatgaatataaatataaccaAGCAAAGCATTCACCAAGATGTAACATGAAATAGACAATCCACAAGAAACTGGAATCATTTTCAATACAGTACACAGGGGATGTAGGATTTTGAGTACTTCAAGTGTATACATTCCAAACAATTGAAGGAGAAATTTAAAGTTGATGCACAATTTTGGTGACGTAAAGACAACTGTCACAACGCTAGTTAACCCTAATGGAGTAAAAATGAAGTTACTGAGAAAACATTGGATGCACAAtccaccttcaagcacttgtttcAGATGCCTGAGTCGGCATCTTTTGAGGTGTAGTACAACCGAAGGTTCCAGTGTTTTGTCTCGTCTAGCTAGATGCTCACTGAAGAGGTGACGTTTGCGAATGAGTCAAGTCTTGTGAACGGCTCTTTTAAGTGGCCGATGAGATCCAATTGACATTTGCATGTAAGAGTCATTAAGAGTCATTCGTAAATACAATTTGGCCACGCTGCAAGTTTTTTGCATGGAAGTTATCTGCAGCCTGTctagtttttatatatttatatttttttaggtGAAGGAAAATTCTAAATGTCAAAGCGTGGTGATATGGCTCCACCTTATGGAATGTTTACAAATGAAATTGTAATCAATATTtcagttatacagtatattggtggGAGATACTTGTCACAACAAGCCAGTCTTTTGAATGGCTCTTTGAAAGGAACAACTCACTAACCTCTACTTGCATCATTACCTTTGCACGGGTTTGCGCATGGAGGAGAGCAGCAGTCCGTCTATGCTCGTGACCTGACTGATGCAGTGTGTTGGGCACCCGCCTCCTTCTCCTTCCTCCGCACTCTTCAAAGCGTCGGCGCTGCTCGCACAGTCGCACAAGGAGCCGGGCAGGTGGTGACAGCACCTTCCTGTCGTCATGGTTACAGGGTCCGGAGACCAGCTGTGGAGGTGCCGTTGCGAGTCCAAGAAGAACAGTTCTTAAGCGTAGCctgcaaataaaatgaaaactttatacAACTAGCTAAAACAGTGGGAaaagctctcagtatgatgcatgaACTCATGCATGAACTCATTCCAGATGCATGAACATAAATAAACACGCATTATCTGATGCACAGATACAACGGGAACCAAGGTCACACCCAGAAGACACTGGCAAGTGTGCAGTGTGTAGTGTAACATTAGCTTCAACCAACTTCCTATCACGTGGAAATAAGCGTATGTTCAGAGGAAGTCCAGTGGTCTGGAAGCATAGCTATATCAACCATTAAACAGAAGCAAGCGTGCACGGAACATCAGCGCTGGTGCTCGTGCAGTGCGGCAAGCTGATAAACAGCTGGCACGCCTACGATAATCCCTGCACGACGATAAAACGCAGACAAATGACATCAGCAGCCTGTGTGACCTCACAATGACTGATCGTTTCTCAAGTGGACCTTTTCATTTGGAGGTTTGCAGGAAAAGATTAGAAGAAATTGCAGACATTGTGATGGCACCACTCACTGCATCAGTCAAGAATGGCGAATAGCGGCccacacaaaaatgaaaataatcctGTGGATTTAacaagtgttgttgtttttttggaaagAGGAGCTGCCTGCAACATGGCAGATGGTGACAAAACACCGGTGTTGATATGTGGGATTTATGGTGCTTTGCATCAGCCAGTAATCtctccatttttttattgattgtttGGGATGGTCCTAAACACTAACAGGACAACCACAAACCGACAGGACGTCCACAAATACCTACGTTATTAAGGGTTGTGATTACTTGTTAAGAGTGAGTAGTAGGGCCACTAAGTTGCAAAGCcaagaaaataaagtagtatgataaaaaaaaaaaggtgtcagcatgtcgccaataaagttgcagaaacatttatgaaACGCCATGACTTTctgcagcctgtgtaatgtcattaactcattcaattccagacatttttcaaaacacaaacccttcagtaccggccctTTTCGACCAatttgatctttcaaggcacacagaatattgtgttctatggctatataaacatggaacctaccaaaagacagattagactcccgtctttcatcagaaaaaaggcaCAACTTTCActgtgacacaaatattttttttctttcgtgacagctcaaatatctaaactgtaccaacataaacaacacaaaaaggggttgttttacatcaaaataccaatttatttaaaaatataacagcATGAACTATGcacgcatttaaaaaaatgtaatctgctGAGACGTCATACTGTTATGAGAAATAAtggtgtaatattatgggaaaaataacatccttttaaagttgaaatataaaagaaaaaatacatttttgacagtcaaaatatgaaaaaccaaactaaataaaaaggtattttttggaaaattaggttggggaaaaaagttttaatattatcgCAATAAAGTCCAACTATTATGAGAAGGGACTTCCAAAAAGTGTACAAGTCACGAGGAAGAGGTGGAGTAGGGAATAGCCATGAATCATGAACCTCACCGAACGTCACTGacaagaaacaatacaacacaTACATGTATTTGGATATAGAAATTGCAATTTTCAGTGTCCTCGTTAATAAAGTCTTAACGCTATATAtcattggaatattatgaggaaaaagttgcaacGTTACAAGATACAAGAATCATGTGGCAATATTACGTAATGTCACGACAACAGTCGTAATTGCACGAGAAAAATTCACACAGAGATGGATTAGCTCAAAAAATAAGGCAGcaactttttctcctaaaaCTGTCCCACGCGTCTAAGCAGTTAAGGTCGTGCAACTCTTTGAGAACTATGGAAAACGACTTGGAAGTCAACTTTTTCTTAGCACTTAAAAGTCGTAAACAGAAGCTGTTGTATCGACTATAGTACTGTATAGTCGATCAACTATTACCTGGAGTTGAGGTACTCAACGTCAAGACCACTTTTTCATTGCGtggcagcaaaaataaaaatgcctgCATGGACAGCGTTCTATTTAACACAAGTACAGTATGTTATCTATATCATATCTACAGGTTGTTTTGTTGTCAATTTACACGAGTAGTTAGAAGCGCATTACACAAGAATTACGGTTGTTACGTGTacacaacaaaatgacaacGTACCTCGTTCCTTTAAAACGACCAACATCGACTGCGATGAAATCTTTTGTTTCCCTCCGTCACATTTAGCGACATGTGTATCGAGCTAAAGTCGTAATACGCGAAAAGTACGCGTACACTAGCTATCTTAAAAGTAGACCAGCTAGCTTGAAACTACGATGCAGGTGTACTTCCGTTCCAACCGGGGGGAGGAGTAATGGTTTTGgggattaaattaaattaaatgttccCCGGAGTCTTGCCCACGGCTGTCTGCAGCTGTCGAGAGCAAAAATGGCCTCTAAAGTGGAGCCACTGGTCAAAAATGGAAGGTAGGCGTGTCATGAAGCTTCAACTGAAGAATGACAGTGATGAGCCGTACTGTACATTGAGCTCAACATTATTACATCAGATTCAACGAAACCACGTCATCGCGTGCAATGACGTCACGTGCACTCGCTATCAACTGTGAGCAGTTGCCAGTAGTCAGTACATTAAAAGCAGCACTATAATAGCTTtctgaatgttttcattattaactgagaTCTTAATCCTAGAGGTCCTTATCATTTTGACGATGGAAAATGCCAGCTTTCCAAAAACtgctttaaaatttttttttttttccactttaaaagAGTCAGTCTTTCCAAACTACTTAAGCCTGAAATATACATATCAAGTATGTTTATGTTGGGATTTTAAcccttaaaaaaaactgcatgctttgaatgggaaaaagtcagacaaaaaaatacatggagGCCTGTGACCTGCACCAAGCGTTATGTGTTCTATgttcaataaattaaaaaaaagtatattattaaaaataacacttgAGAATCCTTTATATACTATTTATGCATAAATGCCATCTCATAGAAGTGGGGCAGGTTCcttcccttttttttcataaaacctCATTCAAATGTCCTGTGACTTCTGGGAACCTTGAATGACGAACTGACTGCTCCAAAAATAAGTTGGATACACCATCATGCAGATTGGCTTTATTGACGCATCAGCAATTTTCAGTCCCAAAGTACAGAAGAAATGTGAAATGTCTTGACGCAATAAGTCACACATGCTTCCAGGTTCTTTTCCTCAACAAATTACATTTACTGGATATTTCTCAAGAGGGAGTGTTATTCATGTTCCCACATAAAACGTTATCAGATGACACATTTATTCCTGAAAAGGTCACACCAGTGTAAAAGGACATCTGAATTTGAGACACTGAAATGATTGGGAGTGCAAATGGTTTTTAACTCTCAAAGtggtacatacacacacacacacaaagcccaAATATAAACACTAACTCACATTCGATCATGCTTGCAAAAAGCTTTGCCAGTTGTGCTAATGATTGCATCTGTCGTCCTTTGgtgtgattttaaaacttgaatGGTTTCTTCCTTCTTGCATATTGAGTCAAGACAGTCACAGCCGGTCTACTTCCTGGCTCGTGTGGACTCCTCGTCGCCTCTCCCCGCCAAACTTCTCTCACTTCAGAAGACAGAATTTGCAGCACGGTGTGTCACATGTCAGtgcaaaaaaggtaaaaatcaTGGAACACTCAGATCCCTCGCCACCGCTCTCACACAAGTGGGTCAATAGGAACGTTAATGACAGGAATATGGGTTTATCCAAAATGGGTCTTCTTTGTTGGCGTCAGTGACAGCATGTGATGGACTtaagcccctttcacactgcctgtGAAAGCCAGCACTTTTCCACCTTTCCCCACCTTGTCACTATTGTGAATTAACAGCACcaacacagaatgggagggaGGAAGTCGACTCGGCAATTGCCAGCCTTTGGAGGTAGTATGAGAGGCAGGACGGGTCTTGTATGTAGGAATGATGCGGACAGAGGAGGAGTCctgtcctgttgtgttgaaagcaattgttatTCACCTAATTATCACATTGCAGGAAGCCACAACGCAATGTGAGGAAAAATCCTGCCCACGTTcagttctgtgtaaaaggcaaaaaagtcGGATAAATGCCGAGTCATCTGATACGGCAGTCTTGCGAGACTAAGTAAAGAAGAGGTGGATGATCAAAAATCAAAAgggagaaagaaaaaggaggaggagcttCACAGGCTTTGGCAGCATGCTAGTTTGTTGCCTCTCTGTCCATCAATGGTGGGCGGGATGCTGATGTCCACCACGTTGTTTCCCGGGGAATCATCGTGCGCTGATCTGTCTGATATTTGCTTCTGAGATACAATGCGGTAGATTTCTGTGAAGGTAAACATGGGAAAAAGTGAGGAAATAACATGTAAAGTATAAAATCGAGTTCatgttgttcatttattttttgcttaccTGTAAGAATATTCTTGAAGGCTTCTTCCACATTGGTGGAATCCAAGGCGGAGGTTTCGATGAATGACACcgtgtttttttctgatgaagtCACATAAAGAACatgacacatttacagcaatcaGACAAGCCTCATCCATACAAGCTTGAAAACTCTGCACCGAAAACAGTAAATGCAttgttttaatgatgttctcacAGTCCCTACGCCACTGCACCTACTTTgtgcaaatgcattttttctaTTATATTATCATCAATCATTCCAAGTTGTTCTAATTCCCAAACAAATTGTCCCATCGGAAATAATGTTATGTGCATTTATTTGTCCGTCTTCATCATTAAACCTTTAATTCCACAAGAAATGCTGTATGCAACattattaattataaaaaaataaaagtaaataaagcaAAGCTACACCTCCTTTGAAGACATATATTCAATTGTATTGctcatactgtattttactgaGCAGCCTTTCCTTTGTAACTTTCATTTGCTGTTCTACGACTATTATCAAATGATTCCCGTTTGCTTGCCACTGGTACCCTTCTGtagtggcatcacaaaaaaataccaaaaagcTACCGAAGGAGTTGATCACTGAGTCTCACGATATTTGTGGTGTTGTCACATCACTGATGATgactgtttgattttttttattttttttttagtttgattTTGAGACCTATTCTTTTtagagatgtccgatattggcttttttgcccacAATTGATATGCTGATTttttccaactctcaatttctgattccgatatcaaccgacaccgatatatctttttcttgagtaaaattgttctaaagTAAGTTCTTTTGCcttgatttaaatgttatttttggaaagatttaatttatttttagttaaaaaggggtattgtttaaaatacatgaattagcTGATTATTAGTACGCCTGGTAGTTTACAGTTGAGTAGCAGTGAGACTTAGagacgtcatcatccagcgcagcgtgtccaggtcaaaacatacgCTTACGTACGCAGAAGCAATAAATGGCGCGCACATGCTTGTGCAGGGGAGGACGGAGAAGAGAGCAAAGGCTgggaagctgtcatttttgttgacCGATTATTTGTTTTGTCAGACACTTACTCTTGCGCTttatgtattcttcttttgcatgaccatgtttccttacactgctacacgccatctgccatcacttcacatgcaaagtattTGTTTGCTCTCCCGGTTTGGTCTCATTATTATCAAAGCTTAttatcataaacccaccacaccacggtatcctgttcagtgtctctgttaaaCGTGTCATCAACATAGAGGACCCATCCCGACCCTCTCAGCGGCAAAAGGTACAAGGGggccacattacttgctagtcgctgcaccgttctttcaaagGGCCGTCcgcccgtacaggtgagaaagtttcaacagttaattgaagataccatacaacattcatttgctgaggaatttgcataatgtccctcaccttagggtgcaaagtgcaggtttggattgcatgTAAgtatggcaagctataccaacctctgttcatccccattttgtattgcatttttaactaactttttgtagtcattgacaatttattcttaagtatgtcagcattattaataatgtatacctgattcccttaaaGAAAATGTGAATCCAGGAAACCTcccctgcactgtccagtatccaggtatttatttcacagtcacactggttgaaattctggctaaaaagttaccgaatcatatcgttctaaatgaaccaaaaaccGTTCTTGTATCATattggcaaccacgaatcgtgataccaATCGAaccgttattaaaacaaatatgagAGTaaagatgttatttcatgtcaagagggctctaataatgctaaaaactgtatttagaaggtcttaaacaggttttctatgctctaactccaaaaatttgggatttatactgtaaatgaggaatcctactttgcggaaattcacttatcacggtcgagtctggaaccaattaaccaaaaTAAACGGGggactgtacatttttaaaaagtcaaactgaCCAACGGagagggaacaggaagtggtttGCAGAGCAAGACTGACCCTTTGTGGTGTTTTATAGGTATTGCTGGAATTAAGACTGTACATGTCATATAGTAAATCATTATATTTATGTCATGCATACCACTTtgtaacatgtttttgtttgtaattGATATTTAAGTAATTAGATTGTGTGCAGTAGCCAGAACTATTAAATGTCACAGCAAGTTCCATTTCTGGCTGTCTTTACCCTTATTGTACCCATTTGAGTTGGTAtgaaaaaatccaaagaaaaagcatttGTGGAATTAATTTTTTACGTGCTCACTGAGATGGAGTCTAATATGATCACGGTTTGAACTGATGGCTTACTTGTCCAAAGATCAGGTCCACAGATGAGGTCAAAAGCTTGAAAGGGTTTATCCATAGTATCGATCAATAAAAATAGGAATTTACCTGCGAAGGCTCGAGCTTCGTCAGTCGGCACTGCCCTGAGGTGCCGTAGGTCACTTTTGTTGCCGACAAGCATGATGACAATGTTGTTGTCGGCGTGATCCCTCAGCTCCTTCAGCCAGCGCTCCACATTCTCGTACGTTAGGTGTTTGGCGATGTCGTACACCAGGAGAGCCCCGACTGCGCCACGATAATACCTGATAGCGACAGAACAAATAGAAAGAATTGTAGATATTGTACATAATCATCTCATTAGGTCCAATCCAgtcaaaaacagcattttaattCATGAGCAGAATTATGCAGCCAGATCACCAAGTATTTGCGCAGCGACTTCATGGTGTTGCCTTCACGAAACACCACAATGGATTGGATTTTAAGTGCAAGTGTACATAATGCGGTGGCAAGTGAGTGCATATTGCATACAGTACAGGAAGGAAGTAGGTCTGAATAAGGGAAGTATAAGTTGACCATAACATTAGAGGACTACAAATGCACATAAACTCACGCCGAGGTGATGGCTCTGTAGCGCTCCTGTCCGGCTGTGTCCCAAATCTGAGCCTTGATGGTCTTGCCGTCCACCTGCAAACTGCGGGTGGCAAACTCCACCCCAATGGTGCTCTTGCTCTCCAGGTTAAACTCATTTCTCGTAAAACGGGACAGGAGGTTACTCTTCCCCACCCCAGAGTCTCCTATAAGCACAACTAGACGCAAAGcagataaacaaaaacaactattAGGGGAGCAGCCATGTTAGCTAGCCACTTATTAGCTTGTTTACCtgtcgctagcatgctaacctGCTGGCGTTAACGCAAATAAATGCCGTATGTGATCGTGTTTTAAGGCAAATAAATTGAAATTACGATGCATGGATAGTCTATACTTGATAATTTACAACACTGCCTTTTCACAAAGAAGCTAAATTTAGCATTAACGTTGGTTTAGGTTTACTTCGTTAATCTCCCACTCCTGGCAACGACCTTATATTGACCGGAACCACATGTTGTCATTCAGCAACCCTTGAGGAGGCCTTACCTTTAAATAAATAATCGTATTCATCATCTCGGTTTCccattttttgtgtaatattactttttaacTACGTCCCAACTACAATCAGGAACTCTCCACCTCCAGTGAGataccttaaaaaaaaagttgtgtagCTACACGGGATTTTACTTTCCGACCAATACAATCGGTGTATATTTGATTGACAGCTATGCTGGCAAATCGTCTGCTAGTACACCAGTCACGGGACAAATGAATGCGGAAAGTAGTATCACGGTGGATGCGATTTGACTTCCTGTTTCACTTGTGGGCTGAGctagtattatacagtatattttattgttgtccATAATTAACTAGATgacattattacatattattttgtCTTGCTTGGCTCTTTCTTTCTCctgtaatataaaaataacatttttaaatggcTATTCTTCAATTTTTTAAgggattaaattaaataatcttAATATGAATGTAATAATTTGATATTAGTAAACATATccatatatattacaatattgatATCAAATCATATTCAATTACATGAAATAAGACAAAATTACAGAATGTCTCCAGCTAAGGTATTCTAGAACAACAGTCAACAACAATATGCTAGCACTTGAGATAAAGCACAATTGCTGGTAATTTTtcttagggtcgcggggtatgctggagtttaTCGAgttgcggggtacaccctggattggtcgtgCTGGTAATTCCTATTAAAGTTAATTATGGTGTCACTTTTACCAAACCACATTCGCGATGCACACGAGTTTACCTTAAGAAGTACTCCGCCCATCTGTTTACCGAATGATGTTATCATCATTCAgtattttcttatttaaaaGGAAGAGGTGTAATCATTTATTATCGCTGCAGAAACTGGATCTTGATAATGAAATACAGTAGAGTATGGCTATTTAGAAGAGGGTGAAGGATAAAGAATGACCCATGACTTTTTATGTAGCACTAAAGtgatgtaataatgtaataccAAATCTAAACTATCCACTTGAATCCGACTGGAATCCCCAAATGGCACTTTTCCGTTTgttgcttgtgtttttattaatatGATTTGTTATCATTTGTAGCGCTCAATAAAACCACTTGTCACAAGGTGTGCATTGGACAATTCATAGAACTGCTTTATTTTCTATTCATTCTGATTGagtccagacacacacacacacacacgcacgcacacttaCAGCCATCTATTTATCCTCTTGTATAAATAGATGAATATACACagatatacataaatacacatttctGATCTGCATTATTCATGTTGAAACCATGCTATGTCTCTGTAAAGGACTCTTCCGATTGGAAGAAGGGAACACACAGCgatttgaaaacacacacacaaaacacacacaacacagcttGAACACTTTGGAAGAATCCCTACtgatttgcatgtacagtaaaacCCACAAatctttttggtttgttttacaAAGAAACAGCTGTGATGTGGTCACACACCATAAATACACATCAGCTGCTTCTTAGTAAACGCACTGAGGAATATGACTCAGTAAATTATCTCTTTGTCGAgcagcaaaaataaaaccaaacaaaaataatattctcCAATTCTGATGGAAAATATAtctttatatatgtatttataatttcTATGTACACGTTCTCAGGAGCACAACtatgagaaagaaaaataaatacgaCTGCacaagtgggaaaaaaatgaatatata harbors:
- the LOC129188644 gene encoding E3 ubiquitin-protein ligase MARCHF2-like — encoded protein: MTTGRCCHHLPGSLCDCASSADALKSAEEGEGGGCPTHCISQVTSIDGLLLSSMRKPVQSDGPMCRICHDGSYSEDLLSPCGCAGTLGTVHKSCLEQWLSSSNTSYCELCHTKFSIERQLRPFAEWLDDPGSRNEKRMLCCDTVCFLFITPLAAISAWLCLQGAQDHLKLGSLLQAVGLIALTTVLFTIYILWTLVSLRYHCQLYSEWRKKDQKVCLIIPDAQVSSCQHSLLSTEPLKVAAEESLV
- the LOC129188529 gene encoding ras-related protein Rab-11B-like, whose product is MGNRDDEYDYLFKVVLIGDSGVGKSNLLSRFTRNEFNLESKSTIGVEFATRSLQVDGKTIKAQIWDTAGQERYRAITSAYYRGAVGALLVYDIAKHLTYENVERWLKELRDHADNNIVIMLVGNKSDLRHLRAVPTDEARAFAEKNTVSFIETSALDSTNVEEAFKNILTEIYRIVSQKQISDRSAHDDSPGNNVVDISIPPTIDGQRGNKLACCQSL